In Flavobacterium sp. GSB-24, the genomic window GTCCGCTTTGCGAAAAACTTTTTGTAGTACCTGGAAATGCAGGAACTGCTGCCATTGCTGAAAATGTGGCAATATCTGCGACAGATTTTGAAGCTGTAAAAGCTTTAGTACTTAAAGAAAATATAAGTTTAGTAGTCGTAGGACCTGAAGATCCATTGGTAAAAGGTATTTACGATTTTTTCAAAAACGACGAAAGTTTAAAACATATTCCGGTTATTGGGCCATCTAAATTAGGGGCACAATTAGAAGGAAGTAAAGAATTTGCAAAAGAATTCTTGATGAAACATAATATTCCAACTGCAGCTTATGATAGTTTTACTGCCGAAACAGTTGAAAAAGGATGTGAATTTTTAGAAACTTTACAACCTCCATACGTTTTAAAAGCAGACGGATTAGCAGCAGGAAAAGGAGTTTTGATTATTCAAGATCTTGAAGAAGCAAAAACAGAATTACGCAACATGCTTGTTCATGCAAAATTTGGTACAGCAAGTTCAAAAGTGGTAATCGAAGAATTTTTGGACGGAATCGAATTAAGCTGTTTCGTTTTAACAGACGGAAAAAATTACAAAATTCTTCCAACGGCAAAAGATTACAAACGAATTGGAGAAGGAGATACAGGTTTAAACACAGGTGGAATGGGAGCGGTTTCTCCAGTTCCTTATGTAGATGCTGTTTTGATGGAAAAAATCGAAACTCGAATCGTAAAACCAACAATAGAAGGTTTCCAGAAAGACGGAATCGAATATAAAGGTTTTGTATTTATTGGTTTGATCAATGTGAAAAACGAACCAATTGTTATTGAGTACAATGTAAGAATGGGAGATCCAGAAACAGAAGTAGTTGTACCGAGATTAAAATCAGATTTAGTAGAATTGTTCTTATCTGTTGCAGATCAAAAATTGGGTGATTTTAATTTAGAAATTGATCCAAGAAGTGCTACAACAGTTATGGTAGTTTCTGGCGGATATCCTGAAGATTTCGAAAAAGGAAAAGTAATTTCTGGATTAGAAAATGTTACAGATTCTATAGTTTTTCATGCAGGAACAAAATTAGATAACGAAAATGTCGTTACTAATGGAGGACGTGTAATTGCTGTAACCTCTTACGGAGATAATTTCCAGGAGGCCATAAAAAAATCTTACCAAAACATAGATAAACTAAGCTTTGATAAGATGTATTTTAGAAAAGATATCGGTTTTGATTTAATCTAAAAAATAAATTCACAAGCCCTTTTTAATTAAAGGGTTTGGTTTTTTTATTTTAAAAATGAATGAGCCGTTGTATCTTGGTTTTCTGTTCCAGCGTCATCAAAAATACGTAATTGTTTAATCCAATAAACGATTGCGCATGCACAGATGATCATGAAAATCCAGTTAATTGTGTTTGCACCAAACCATGTAATTAATTCCAAACGACGTAAAAAGTCAAGAGGAGCAAACAAAATGTTAACGAATAAGTATTGTATTCCTTCAAAAAAAGCTGTCATAATTTTTTAAAATTATATGTTATTTATTGTTGTGTAACGCTTTGAAGATAAAATTCAAATGATAGAATCTTTTTTCAACTTGTTCGGTTTTCATTTTAAACAAGTATTATCTTTACAATCACAAAAGTATAAAATATCCTTATGATAACAAGTGTTTTTAAAAAATCTACACCATTAAATTATTCATTGGTCGTAATTTTAATACTGGTTTTCTTTTTTATGTTCCAAATTAAAGACCCATCTTGGGTTACTTCTTATTTTTTGGCTTTCCAAAAAGTGAGTTTGTTATGCTTTATTTTGGCTTCTTTTTTTATGATAAATTTTATTGTAAAAAAGAACGGACTCAGTAAAGACAATGGTTACGCGATACTTTTCTATTTATTATTTCTTTTGTTTTTTCCAACCATATTTAACAATCCAAATGTTATTTATGCGAACTTTTTTATTTTATTGGCACTTCGAAGGCTGATTTCACTTCAATCTCTCAAAGCATCAAAAGAAAAAATATTTGATGCATCATTTTGGATTTTTGTAGCTTCTTTATTTCAATTTTGGAGCGTACTTTTTTTAATATTGGTTTTTATATCAATTGTTTTTCATGTTTCGAGAGATTATAGAAACTGGGTTTTGCCTTTTATTGCATTTTTAGCAGTAGCAGTATTGTTTTATATGACATCTTTAATATTCCATATCGATGCCATCGCATTTTTTCAAGAAAGAGCTGTAATTGATTTTAGAATCGATTATTTTAAAAATAATTACGAAAACGGAGCACTTTCAATATATACCGCCGTTGCCTTATTTTTTGTTACTTCGATGTTAATGACATTATCAAACAGACCGCAGATTGTTCATTCTTCTTATAAGAAAATTGTAGCCTGCTTTTTTATTGCGGCTTTTGTGTATATCATTTCACCAAATAAGAGCAATGATTTATTATTGTTCAGTATCGCACCATTAGCAATTATGGCAACAAGTCATGTTGAATATATGCAGCAAAAATTGAACAACGAAATTGTATATTATGTGTTGATTGTCTGCAGTTTATTTACATTCTTTTCTCAATTATAATTTACTTCCGTAAGCCAGATCTCCAGCATCGCCAAGACCAGGAACAATGTAATTTTTCTCATTTAGTTTTTCGTCTAAAGAAGCAACCCATAAGTGACAATTATCCGGAAGATTTTTTTCTAGATAAGCGACGCCTTCTGGTGCGGCAATAACCACTACAATATGAATTTCTGTAGGAGCTGCATTTTCGACTAATTTTTTGTGAACCGCTACAATAGACTGACCCGTTGCGAGCATTGGATCAAGAAGTAAAACCGTTTTATTGTTTAAGTTTGAAATAGCCTGATATTCAACCAAAATTTCGAACTCATCATCATTATTAGGATGATATCTGCAGGCCGAAACAAAGCTGTTTTCTGCGTGGTCAAAATAATTTAGAAAACCGTTATGAAGTGGTAATCCAGCTCTTAGGATTGGGCATAAAACTAAATCTGTTTCAATTTCTGTTGTTTTTTTAATGCCGAGAGGCGTTTGAATATCAACATTTTTGTATGGCAAAATTTTACTCAATTCATAGGCCATGATTTCTCCAATGCGTTCAATATTTCTACGAAAACGCATACTGTCGTTCTGCACATTTACATTTCTAATTTGTCCTAGAAAATGATTTAATACACTGTTATTCTCAGAGATATAATGAATTTTCATAATATTTTTTTAGTAGATCAATAGTTTTTTAAGAAGAATTGAAAAATTAGTAGTTTTTTTCAAACTATAAAAGTATAAAAAGTATCTTTGTTTTATAAAAAAATAAAAACATGTTTTCAAAATTAGCATATTCTGTTTTCGAGCAAAGTATCAAAGATTATCATCAATTTGATAATGTTGATCAGCCGATTAATAATCCTTATCCAAAAGATAAGTTTGAACATTTATTATATTTGAAAAATTGGATTGATACTGTTCAATGGCATTTTGAAGATATTATTCGTGATCCGCAAATTGATCCTGTTGCAGCCTTGACTTTAAAAAGAAGAATTGATGCCTCAAATCAGGAACGTACTGATATGGTGGAATATATCGACAGCTATTTTTTACAAAAATACAGTGATGTAAAAGTAAAAGACGGAGCAAAAATCAACTCTGAAAGTCCTGCTTGGGCATTTGATAGATTGTCTATTTTAGCTTTAAAAATTTATCACATGAATGAAGAAGCAACTCGTGCAGAAGCTTCACAAGAACATAGAGATAAATGCCAGGAAAAATTAAATATTCTTTTAGAACAAAGAACAGATTTATCTACAGCAATTGAAGAATTATTGACAGATATTGAAAATGGTGATAAATTCATGAAAGTGTACAAACAAATGAAAATGTACAATGATGATGAATTGAATCCAGTTTTATATCAAAATAAAAAATAATTTGGCAGACTTGTCTAGCAAAATTAAGCATATAGCCGTCATGAGACTATCCGCAATGGGAGATGTCGCCATGACGGTTCCTGTTTTACGCGCTTTCGTAAAACAATATCCAACGGTGAAATTGACAGTTATTTCCCGTCCTTTTTTCAAACCTTTTTTTGATGGAATCCCAAATTTGGAATTTTTTGCGTTTGATGAAAAAAAAAGACACAAAGGATTTCTTGGACTTGTACGTTTATATAACGACGTAAAAAAACTAAAAATTGATGCTTTTGCAGATCTTCATAATGTATTGAGATCTAAAGTTGTGAGCTTACTTTTCGCTTTAAGCGGAAAAAAAAGAGCAACTGTAGACAAAGGCCGAGAAGGAAAAAAAGAATTAACAAGAGCCGAGAATAAGATTTTTAAACAATTGCCAACGATGTTCCAAAGACATTCAAAAGTGTTTGAAGAACTTGGTTTTCCGTTAGATTTATCCAATCCGAGTTTTCCTGAAAAAGCAGTTTTAAGTGCCGAAATTTTAGAAATCATCGGCGGAAAAAATCAAAAATTAATTGGAATTGCACCTTTTGCACAATATGATTCTAAGGTTTATCCAATAGATTTAATGAAAGAAGTTGTAGCAAAATTAGCTGAAAATTCAGCTTATAAAATTTTACTTTTTGGCGGCGGAAAAAAAGAAATCGAGATTTTAGATTCACTTTCGCAGCAGTATGAAAATGTAATTAATATGGCTGGGAAAATTAAATTTCAGCAGGAATTACAATTGATAAGCAATCTAGATGTTATGCTTTCTATGGATTCTGGAAATGCACATATTGCGGCAATGCTCGGCGTTAAAGTTATTACACTCTGGGGGGCTACGCATCCGTACGCAGGATTTTTACCCTTTAATCAAAGTTTAGAAAATGCTTTAACTTCAGACAGAAATCAATATCCTCAACTGCCAACTTCTGTTTACGGAAATAAAGTTGTTGAAGGTTACGAAGATGCAATGAGAAGTATTTCTCCAAAAGATATAGTAGAGAAAATTCAGTTAAGCATATAATCCATTAAAATCATAGAGGAAATATCCAATTGTTTTCTTTTTGTTTCTATTAGCAACAATTACAACAAAATGATTTTCTTTTTCTGTAGACAGCAAAATATGTTCAAAATCTTCTGTTGAATTTCTATAGACTTTATGTACCAATTGAGATTCTTTAATTTTTCGGGATAGTATGTTAGCCGCTTTTAACTTACTTACATAAGGCCAGATATTAAAAAAATTATGATCAGAAACTTTTACTTCTGTCATTTTTCCACTCATTGTTGAGTCATATTTTTCTTTAGACAGTAATTTTGGTCCTTTTTTATTTCGTTGTTTTTTAATTATGAAGTAAACGCAAATAAGGGATGTGATTACAAAAAGCGCGATAAAAGATAAACGAAGGTAGTGATGCGTTGCCATAATATTTAATATTTAAATGTGTTGACAAATTTTATTTAGTAATAGAGCAATATGCATAGATTGCGATTACCATAATTTCACCCCTAATATAATAAAAATTCAGCAATTTTTCAATTAAAAATTGGTTTTATAATAAATGGAGATTAATACCCAATCTTTCATTCTCATTTTGTAAAAAATTATAACATTTATAATAAGTCAAAAAAAATCCAAATTCCAGTTTTATTTGGAATTTGGATTTTTTAATATTGAAATTTCTAAATACTAAACATCGTCGTAGTCAACATAAATAGTTTCAGAAGTTGGATGCGCTTGACAAGTTAAAATTAATCCTTCGGCAATTTCGCTGTCTGTTAAAATAGAATTTTTAGTCATTTCGGCAGATCCTGCAGTAACACGTCCTAAGCAGCTGCTGCAAATTCCGCCTTGGCAAGAATACGGAGCATCAACTCCTTGTTTTAGAGCAGCATCTAGAATAGTCTGTTTTTTAGACATTTCAAAAGTAGTTTCCTCATCGTCTACCAAAACCGTAATTTTTGTATGCCCTTCTTGAGAACCTTGAATTATGTGTTCTTCAGAAGAAGAAGTAAAAAGCTCAAATTTAATAGCAGATTCTTTTACGTTTTTCTCTTTCAAAACATCAGAAACAGTATTGATCATTTCTTCTGGTCCGCACAAGAAGAATTTATCAAACTCAAGTTCTTTATGTTTGTTATTTAAAACAAAATTCACAGCAGATTTTTCAATTCTTCCAAACAAAGCATTTTCAGCTTTTGCCTGACTAAATACGTAATGCACAAAAAATCTGCCTACATATTGTAATTGTAAATCATGAAGTTCTTGATGAAACATAGTGTTTTCTGGAGTTCTATTTCCATAAACCAATACAAATGAACTTTTTGGCTCATTTTTTAAAACCGTTTTTATGATAGAAAGAACCGGAGTAATACCACTTCCTGCAACAAATGCGGCGTAATTTTTTTGTCTTTCAGCATCAGGCTCAAAAGTAAATTTTCCTTCTGGCTGACCCACTTCAAGAACATCTCCTGATTTTAATTTTGTATTGGCAAACTGAGAAAAAAGACCATTTTTTACAGCTTTGACAGCAATTCTTAATTCGCCGCTGTCTGGTGCAGAACAAATAGAATAAGCACGTCTAATTTCTTGGTTATCAAGAGTTAATTTTAAGTTTATATATTGACCAGCTATAAATTTATAATCTGGTTTTAGTTCTTCGGGAACATTAAAAAGTATAGAAACAGCATCTGCAGTTTCGCGTTTTACCTCTTTAATTATAAGTTTTAAGAATGAAGGCATGTTAGAATTTTTCTGCAAAAGTAGCAAACCAGTGTTAAATGATTAGCACGAAATTATTTTTTTTAACTTTTTTTGTAACGTTTTCCTACATTTGATCTCTTACTACACAGAAACTAAAACTATAAACCATGATTAAGAAGTTTATTTACCTAGAATGGAAGGCCTTTATTAGATCGGCATCTTTTGGTAAAAACCTAACAATGAAAATTATAATTGGATTTTTAATGATCTATTTTTCATTAATTTTTATCGGAATGGGAGTTGGAGCATTTTATGTTTTAAAGGACATGAAATTAGAACCATTAGTAACCATTAACAAATTTCTGATTTATTATTTTCTATTCGATTTGATAATTAGGTTGTTACTGCAGTCAATCCCAGTTTTAAATATCAAACCATTATTAGTTTTACCCTTTAAAAAACCAACGATTGTGCATTTTTCTTTAGGCAAAACAGTTTTGTCTTTTTTTAATTGGGTGCATGCCTTATTTTTTATTCCGTTTTCGGTTGTATTAATTTTGAACGGATATGATGTTGTTGGAATTGTTTTCTGGCATTTGGGAATTATGGCCATAATTTACATCAATAACTTTTTGAATATTATATTAAGTAATATCGATAAATTATTTGCTGTTTTTGTAGTATTGATTCTGGCTTTAGCAGGAGCACAATATTATAAATTGTTTGATATTACGACTTTTACAACTCCGTTTTTTCAAAATTTTTACGACATAGAAGGAGTGTTTTTAATTCCGATTTTAGTATTAATCGTGCTGCATGCTTTTACTTTTAAATACTTCAAGAAAAATTTATATCTAGATGCTGGATTATCTGTAAAACAAGACATTGCTTCGACAGAAAATCTTACTTGGCTGAATCAATTTGGAACCTTGGGGACATTTCTTAAAAATGATATTAAACTCATCAAAAGAAATAAGAGATCGAAAACTACTATTTTTATGAGTTTTCTCTTTTTATTTTATGGATTAATATTTTTTGCAAACTCGCATCAACCAGCAGTAATGCACATTTTTGCGGGCATATTTGTTTCAGGCGGATTCTTGTTTGTATTTGGTCAGTTTGTGCCAAGCTGGGATAGTTCTTATTATCAATTATTGATGACACAAAATGTTCCGTATCGTGGTTACATTACCTCTAAGTGGTGGCTGATTGTTATTGCAACTTTCATTTCTACAATTCTGGCTTCGTTTTATCTTTTTTACGGCTGGGAAGTGTATTTAACTATTGTCGTTGGAGCAATTTATAATATAGGAGTCAACTCGCATTTAGTTCTTTTAGGCGGTGCATTTACCAAAACGCCAATCGATTTAAGCAACGCCGGCGGAGCTTTTGGAGATAAAAAAGCGTTCAATGTTAATGCTATGCTTCTTTCGCTGCCAAAAATTTTACTGCCTTTAGCGCTGTACTCAATCGGACTTTATCTAAACAACAAAAATCTTGGATTAGGGTTAGTGGCTGGTGCAGGTGTTTTAGGATTTATTTTTAGAGATAAGGTTTTTTCTTTAATCGAAAAAAGATACAAAATCGAAAAGTACAGTACAATAAATGCTTATAAACAAAAAAGTTAAAATGTGCCAATTTGATAATCATCAATTAGAAATCTAAAATCAACAATCTAAAATCTAAAATTAAAATGATACAAGTAAATCAACTTATAAAAAATTATAACGGAACAACAGTTTTAAACATAGAAAATCTTGAAATTCCAAAAGGACAAAGTTTCGGATTAGTAGGAAACAACGGCGCAGGAAAAACCACATTTTTCAGCCTTCTTTTAGATTTAATTCAACCCTCAAAAGGAAGTATTCATAACAATAATATTCAGGTAAATACAAGTGAAAATTGGAAATCTTTTACCGGCTCATTTCTTGACGAAAGTTTCTTAATCGGCTATTTAACACCAGAAGAATATTTCTATTTTATTGGAGATCTTCGCAATCAAAATAAAGCTGATGTTGATGCTTTATTAGCTCAGCATGAAGAATTTTTTAATGGAGAAATTTTAAAAAATAAAAAGTATCTAAGAGACTTGTCTAAAGGAAATCAGAAAAAAGTAGGTATAATTGCTACACTTATAGGTAATCCAGAAGTTATTATTTTAGATGAGCCTTTTGCCAATTTAGATCCAACTACTGTCAGCAGGTTAAAAAAAATCATCAAAGATCTAGCAGATAATCCAAATGTTACGGTTTTAGTTTCAAGCCACGATTTACAGCATACAGTAGAGGTTTGCGACCGAATTGTAGCCCTTAATAAAGGAGAAATTGTAAAGGATATCAAAACTTCAAAAGAGACCTTGCAGGAACTAGAATCGTTTTTTGCGGTATAAGTTTTTAGATTACAAAAAGAAGCGTATTTTTACAAGTCTATATACTAAAATCGATTTTTAGTAGTTATCTGTTTTAAACTCTTTTCTATTGAAAAAGAATACTCTTAAATATAGTTTTACTTTCGTTTTTTTATTCTTTTTGATAGCTTGTTCTACCAAAAAAAATACCTTTTTGTCTAGAACTTCGCATTCTGTTGGCACGAAATATAATATTTTGTACAATGGAGGAATTGGTCTAGATAAAGGCTTAAAATCTATTCAAGCCAATGATCAAGATAATTTTTGGAAATTACTGCCAATTGAAAAAATGCAGTTTGACGAAAATTTTTCTGAAGGAGAAAAAGCTAAAAATCCAGATTTTGAGCGCGCAGAAACAAAAGCGACCAAAGCCATTCAAAAACACTCCATGAATATTGGAGGCAGGGAAAGAAATTCACAAATTGACGAAGCGTATTTAATGCTCGGAAAAGCAAGATATTACGATCAGCGTTTTATTCCTGCAGTTGAAGCATTCAATTATATTTTATACAAATATCCGAACAGCAATAATATTTATACTGCTAAAATCTGGCGCGAAAAAACCAATATGCGTTTAGGTAACGATGCCATTGCGTTAAAAAACATTAAGCTGCTGCTCAAAAATATAGATTTAGACAAACAGACTTACGCTGATGCTAATGCTCTTCTGGCTGAAGCTTTTATAAATTTAGAAGAAAAAGATAGTGCTGTTGCCAAACTAAGAATTGCTGAGGAATTTACAAGAAAGAATGAAGAGCGAGCTAGATACCGTTTTATTCTTGGCCAAATGTATCAGGAACAAGGAAAACGGGACAGTGCAATTTATTTTTATGATGGTGTAATCGATTTGAATCGAAAAGCAGATCGTAAATATATGATGCACGCGTACGCTAAAAAAGCACAGTTGTATGATTATGAAAAAGATAATGATACCATCTTTTTAAAAATGTTTAATAAACTTGTTACTGACCGAGAGAATCGCCCTTATTATGATGTGCTGTTTTACGAAATGGGAGTTTTTTATGATAAAAAGAAAGATCAAGAAAATGCCTTAAAGTTTTATAACAAGTCTTTAGGAAGAAAATCAAAAGATCCATATTTGGTGGCTTCTGCATACAGAAACATTGGGAACATGTATTTTAAAAATACAAATTATACAATGGCTGCTAAATATTATGACAGTACATTGGTGAAATTAGATCCTAAAACCAGAGAATACGCCTTTATAGAAAAAAACAGAAAAAACCTTGATAATGTAATTAAGTACGAAGCTATTGCAAAACGCAATGATAGTATAATTAAGGTATACAATCTGCCGGCAACTGAGAAAAAGATTTATTTCGAAAATTATATTGCAGAGTTAAAAAAGAAAGATGAAGCCAAACGACTTTTAGAAGAAAAAGAAAAAGAGCGTTTAGCAAATATCGACTTAAACTCCCAGGCACAGATTTCAGGAAATGGAGCTGTAAATCCACAGTCTTTAGGAAAACCTGTAGAACCAGAGGGAGTAGGAATGCCTCCTGGAGCAAATGAAAACGGAAGCACATTTTATTTCTATAATCCAACAACGGTTGCTTATGGAAAATTGCAATTTAAAAAAATGTGGGGTAATAGAACATTGGGCGGCAACTGGAGATTGGCAGGAATAAAATCTGCTAACAACGATGCAATGAACGATACCATCAATACTAAAGATGTTGCAAATGCTTTACAAGATACAGTGGTTGCAGAAAAATATACTGTAGCCTATTATGTAAAACAACTTCCTACGTCACAGCCAGCAATGGACAGTATTGGTATAGAACGTAATTTTGCATACTACCAATTAGGACTTATATATAAGGAGAAGTTTAAAGAATATAATTTGGCTAGTGATAAACTAGAACAATTACTGCGCAACAATCCAGAAGAAAAACTGGTATTGCCGACGATGTATAATTTGTATAAAATTTACCAAATTACAAATCCACAAAGAGCAGAAGAGATAAAAGCAGAAATTTCATCTAAATATCCAACTTCAAGATATGCTCAAATTTTAAATAATAGAGCAGAAGATCCTAACTCAAGTCCAGACAAAGAATACCAAAAATGGTATAAACTTTTTGAAGAAGAAAAATTTGATGAAGTCTTAGCCAATATTGATAATTTGATCAATCAATATTCTGGAGATGATATCGTTTCGAAATATGAATTATTAAAAGCCAATACTTTAGGAAAAGTAAATGGTTTAGAAGCTTATAAAAAAGGACTTGAAAATGTAGCCGATAATTATCCGAATAGTGAAGAGGGTAAAAATGCAAGAGAAATTCTAGAGAAACAAGTGCCGGCTTTAGAAAGATTAAATTTTACAACAGTAGACAACAAAAGCTGGAAAATTTTATATGCAGTTCCTAATAGTGATACTAAAACGCTTAAACAAATTGAAGAAGCGATTAGAGTATTTTTATTAGTTGAAAATTTTGAACGCTTAACAACTTCTTTTGATAAATACAATCAATCTGAAAGTTTTGTAATTATTCATGGTTTAAAATCTGAAGCTTATGCTAAAGATGTTGCGGGAGTTTTGAGAGATGACAAAAAATATAAAATTGCACATCCTGCTGTTATTATATCAACAGATAATTACAAAGTGGTTCAAATTAAAAAGAACCTCGAAGCCTATTTGACCCCAAAAACCCCATAATAATGTTTGAAAAAGTAAAAAAAAGCGGAACAGAGCAATTAGGAAAAACAAATCGTATTGTAGAAGGAACATCGATAGTAGGAGACATAGTGTCAAAAGCCGATTTTAGATTAGACGGCGAATTGATTGGAAATTTTACTTCACAAGGAAAAATTGTAATAGGCGCAAAAGGAGCTGTCAAAGGAGAAATTATTTGTAATAATGCGGATATTGAAGGAGAATTTCATGGAAAAATAAAAGTTCTTGAAATCCTTAATATTAAATCGACTGCTCAAATACATGGAGAAGTAGCAGTAGGAAAACTTTCTATAGAACCAGGAGCCGATTTTACAGCAACCTGTACCATGCTTACTCATAATAAAGAAGTAACCCTAAAAGATGGAAAAGGAACCGAATAATAATAGAAGAAATAAATGGCTTGCATTTATTAATATTCCTTTTCAAATGGGAGTTATTATTTTTGTATTCTCTTACTTTGGAACTTGGCTTGACGAAAAGCATCCAAGTCCCAAAGTATATTACAATACCATTTTTGTTATGCTTGGAGTTGGAGTCGCATTATATAATGTAATTCGCCAGGTAAACGATATTAATAAGACAAAGTAGTTTTTAGTAAAAACAGCTTAAGATAAAAGTTGCATCTTTGCGCAAAAATTATCTCAAATGCTTTTAAAAAATTACAAACCGGTATTTTATTTATTTTGTTTTGCTTTAACAGCTTATATTCTACACAAAGCAATTTTCTTTTTTTGTGAAATTAATATTCAAAACTTTCATTACAGTTTAGAATTACAGTATTTATTCTTCTTCGGAATTTCGGCTTTATTATACCTTATATTATTAATAGTAAAAAAGAAGAATTTTGAAATCGTCGGGATGACGTTCTTATTTGGAACTTTTGCACAAATGTTATTGGGATATTTAATTCTGCAGCCAATTTTAAAAATCAAAACTGGAGAAACCGATGTTGAAAAGATTAGTTTTTTTATAACATTTGTGCTGTTTTTGTTATTTCAGACGCTTTTAACTGTCCGATTATTAAATGAAAAGCGTTAAAATAACAATTCTTTAAAACAAGGTTTAAAAATAATTTTTCATATCCTTTTGAATATTAATAAAAAATGTACCTTTGCACCAAATTTTAGAAACGTAAAAAAATAAGATTTTCCACGATATGGTGATTTCAAACAAACCGCTCAGCTTTATT contains:
- a CDS encoding tetratricopeptide repeat protein, yielding MKKNTLKYSFTFVFLFFLIACSTKKNTFLSRTSHSVGTKYNILYNGGIGLDKGLKSIQANDQDNFWKLLPIEKMQFDENFSEGEKAKNPDFERAETKATKAIQKHSMNIGGRERNSQIDEAYLMLGKARYYDQRFIPAVEAFNYILYKYPNSNNIYTAKIWREKTNMRLGNDAIALKNIKLLLKNIDLDKQTYADANALLAEAFINLEEKDSAVAKLRIAEEFTRKNEERARYRFILGQMYQEQGKRDSAIYFYDGVIDLNRKADRKYMMHAYAKKAQLYDYEKDNDTIFLKMFNKLVTDRENRPYYDVLFYEMGVFYDKKKDQENALKFYNKSLGRKSKDPYLVASAYRNIGNMYFKNTNYTMAAKYYDSTLVKLDPKTREYAFIEKNRKNLDNVIKYEAIAKRNDSIIKVYNLPATEKKIYFENYIAELKKKDEAKRLLEEKEKERLANIDLNSQAQISGNGAVNPQSLGKPVEPEGVGMPPGANENGSTFYFYNPTTVAYGKLQFKKMWGNRTLGGNWRLAGIKSANNDAMNDTINTKDVANALQDTVVAEKYTVAYYVKQLPTSQPAMDSIGIERNFAYYQLGLIYKEKFKEYNLASDKLEQLLRNNPEEKLVLPTMYNLYKIYQITNPQRAEEIKAEISSKYPTSRYAQILNNRAEDPNSSPDKEYQKWYKLFEEEKFDEVLANIDNLINQYSGDDIVSKYELLKANTLGKVNGLEAYKKGLENVADNYPNSEEGKNAREILEKQVPALERLNFTTVDNKSWKILYAVPNSDTKTLKQIEEAIRVFLLVENFERLTTSFDKYNQSESFVIIHGLKSEAYAKDVAGVLRDDKKYKIAHPAVIISTDNYKVVQIKKNLEAYLTPKTP
- a CDS encoding polymer-forming cytoskeletal protein, which encodes MFEKVKKSGTEQLGKTNRIVEGTSIVGDIVSKADFRLDGELIGNFTSQGKIVIGAKGAVKGEIICNNADIEGEFHGKIKVLEILNIKSTAQIHGEVAVGKLSIEPGADFTATCTMLTHNKEVTLKDGKGTE
- a CDS encoding AtpZ/AtpI family protein — translated: MEKEPNNNRRNKWLAFINIPFQMGVIIFVFSYFGTWLDEKHPSPKVYYNTIFVMLGVGVALYNVIRQVNDINKTK